Proteins from a genomic interval of Bacillota bacterium:
- a CDS encoding cellulosome anchor protein produces the protein MVGVFAARAGKIRILFLGLVVSVAIFLCQYVAVSAICSAAPNLALANDYIKIFVNTDEDAMGRFAVDTTGGDPENPKDDNKPLVYGRPKPWTSYTSVKIDGRTYCFGGPTEKRAGAGADYGECLKPPHIGSGNTIAATWGFGDIEVTQQLRPVRSITSGLFDTAEIRYIVANNGTSTHDVGLRIVLDTMLGANDGAPMRVGEAAVTTDTMYEGNGVPDFWQAFDSLSNPEVTSQGTLRGGGATPPDRVFLTNWGSLADGVWDFDFQPGRDFTRKGEYELDSAAALFWDPRPLGPGEEREYITLYGLGAISIARGTLSIGVTSPAEVVKGRGRSAAFPVICYIENTGDAEAYKVNVSIQLPEGLNLVSGQSRDRQLGNLPAGATTQVVWNVEPQAQPGTVLTYMVRVTAENVEDNQVKRTVRILAPARLSAKLSGPGALGIRDERYHPSPFKVTGTIKNVGDAPAYGLKATILPGQGLATALREKPSKLLGSLEPGETCDVAWQLVPAGGKGNFKYDMKVESPSAEPSTSSGKVKVPELEPKVRVILESSAIKAGEFFAVDVMATNIGGFKSSDISISYDPRVLEAVSVSRGTVFVEDGRLLKWDEGVIDNSKGVIKGIRGEVDSPLTAWGTLCTINFRAKAPGVSRIELPGLELKNSRGGKIALTIADGKVSVK, from the coding sequence ATGGTGGGGGTTTTTGCTGCTAGAGCGGGAAAAATCAGGATTTTGTTCCTGGGGTTGGTCGTTTCGGTCGCGATTTTCCTTTGTCAGTATGTGGCTGTATCAGCCATATGTAGTGCAGCGCCCAACCTTGCCCTGGCAAACGACTATATCAAGATATTCGTGAACACGGATGAGGATGCTATGGGTCGCTTCGCTGTGGACACCACCGGAGGCGACCCTGAAAATCCCAAGGATGATAACAAGCCCCTGGTCTACGGGAGGCCGAAACCGTGGACCTCATATACCAGCGTGAAGATTGACGGCAGGACCTATTGCTTCGGGGGCCCCACGGAGAAGCGCGCGGGTGCTGGTGCCGACTATGGTGAGTGCCTCAAGCCCCCGCACATAGGCAGTGGCAACACGATAGCGGCGACGTGGGGGTTTGGCGACATCGAGGTGACACAACAACTCCGGCCCGTTCGCAGCATCACGAGTGGCCTCTTCGATACGGCTGAGATCAGGTATATCGTGGCCAACAACGGGACCTCCACCCATGATGTTGGATTGAGGATCGTCCTCGATACAATGCTCGGCGCGAATGACGGCGCCCCCATGAGGGTCGGGGAGGCAGCCGTGACCACCGACACGATGTACGAGGGCAATGGTGTGCCGGATTTTTGGCAGGCGTTCGATTCGCTCAGCAACCCTGAAGTCACATCTCAGGGGACCCTCCGGGGGGGCGGGGCCACGCCGCCCGACAGGGTTTTCCTTACCAACTGGGGCAGCCTTGCAGATGGGGTTTGGGATTTCGATTTCCAGCCCGGCAGGGATTTCACCCGCAAGGGCGAGTATGAACTGGATAGCGCGGCCGCCCTCTTCTGGGACCCAAGGCCGCTTGGCCCCGGCGAGGAGCGAGAGTATATCACGCTCTATGGGCTTGGGGCGATCTCCATCGCGAGGGGCACCCTTTCCATAGGTGTGACCTCCCCTGCTGAGGTCGTCAAGGGGAGGGGTAGATCAGCAGCATTTCCCGTCATCTGCTATATTGAAAACACGGGAGATGCAGAGGCATACAAGGTGAACGTATCCATTCAGCTCCCCGAGGGGCTGAACCTTGTCAGCGGCCAGTCGCGGGACCGGCAGCTCGGAAACCTGCCAGCTGGAGCGACAACCCAGGTGGTATGGAATGTTGAGCCCCAGGCACAACCCGGCACCGTCCTGACCTACATGGTGAGGGTGACGGCTGAGAATGTCGAGGATAACCAGGTCAAGCGGACGGTCAGGATACTGGCGCCTGCCAGGCTTTCGGCAAAGCTCTCGGGCCCCGGGGCGCTCGGGATAAGGGATGAGAGGTACCACCCCAGTCCGTTCAAGGTGACCGGGACGATCAAGAATGTCGGCGATGCGCCGGCATATGGCCTCAAGGCGACGATTCTGCCGGGCCAGGGACTGGCGACAGCGCTCCGTGAGAAACCCTCGAAGCTGCTCGGATCGCTGGAGCCCGGCGAAACGTGTGATGTCGCCTGGCAGCTGGTTCCCGCAGGGGGAAAGGGGAATTTTAAGTATGATATGAAGGTCGAGTCCCCGAGCGCTGAGCCATCAACATCCAGCGGTAAAGTGAAGGTGCCCGAGCTCGAGCCCAAGGTTAGAGTCATCCTGGAATCCAGCGCCATCAAGGCGGGGGAGTTTTTCGCTGTCGACGTAATGGCGACGAACATAGGAGGCTTCAAGAGTTCAGATATTAGCATCTCCTATGATCCCAGGGTTCTCGAGGCCGTAAGCGTGTCGAGGGGAACCGTATTTGTGGAGGATGGTCGCCTTTTAAAATGGGATGAAGGGGTAATAGACAACTCGAAAGGGGTGATAAAGGGTATAAGGGGGGAGGTCGATTCGCCCCTTACTGCATGGGGCACGCTCTGCACGATCAACTTCAGGGCGAAGGCGCCGGGGGTGTCCCGTATTGAGTTACCGGGGCTTGAATTGAAGAATAGCCGCGGAGGGAAAATCGCCTTGACGATCGCTGATGGCAAGGTCAGTGTAAAATAA
- a CDS encoding histidine phosphatase family protein has protein sequence MLIIVDPGEGGCLEAAHDLNGMLERMIPMATKVILVRHAQTEWNKTNRYQGHLDIPLNEKGREQARRVAVRLSGDDIKAVYTSDLGRALATARAIAELHGLEPTVVPEFREVDVGRWQGHSMEEAKEMDPEFFKLWISNQATVAFPGGESYEDVRRRTVPKLEELVEHHRGETLCVVSHAGPLKVMLCSMLGMSLDHRRRLDIANASVSVARYDGGIPRLCVLNDTCHLRG, from the coding sequence ATGCTGATAATAGTGGATCCCGGGGAGGGTGGTTGCCTGGAGGCTGCGCATGACCTGAACGGCATGCTCGAAAGGATGATTCCCATGGCCACGAAGGTCATACTGGTTAGACATGCTCAGACTGAATGGAATAAAACCAACAGGTACCAGGGGCACCTCGATATCCCTCTCAACGAAAAAGGTCGCGAGCAAGCCCGGAGGGTTGCGGTGCGGCTCTCGGGCGACGACATCAAAGCCGTCTATACGAGCGACCTCGGCAGGGCCCTGGCGACGGCCCGCGCTATCGCCGAGCTTCATGGCCTGGAGCCGACTGTAGTGCCGGAATTCCGGGAAGTAGATGTGGGGAGATGGCAGGGGCATAGCATGGAAGAGGCGAAGGAGATGGACCCTGAATTCTTCAAGCTGTGGATCAGCAACCAGGCTACCGTGGCCTTCCCGGGGGGAGAGTCATACGAGGATGTGAGGCGGCGCACCGTGCCGAAGCTCGAGGAGCTGGTGGAGCATCACCGGGGCGAGACCCTGTGCGTGGTGAGCCACGCTGGACCCCTGAAGGTCATGTTGTGCTCCATGCTTGGGATGAGCCTGGATCACCGGCGGCGGCTTGATATTGCAAACGCGAGCGTGAGCGTGGCGAGGTATGATGGCGGGATTCCAAGGCTCTGCGTGCTGAATGATACGTGCCACTTGCGGGGGTAG
- the rlmN gene encoding 23S rRNA (adenine(2503)-C(2))-methyltransferase RlmN: MDSTHKVGPVDPITGIIETETEKVDLKGLLPGELGDFVAKLGEARYRGLQIFQWIHQKQANSFDEMTNLPKELRNRLAEVASLTNLSELARQVSEDGTIKFLFGLADGNAVEAVRMEYEHGLAACVSTQVGCRMGCAFCATGYGGFERDLRTGEIVDQVLQIQRDLRVRVGAARDGEKQESARGHGERRVGNVVLMGSGEPLDNYDASVKFMRILNDPDGLGISYRRITLSTCGLVPGIRRLAGEGLSITLSVSLHATSDELRDELVPINRRFCIAELMQACREYAESTGRRVTFEYILIKGVNDGDADAVALAGLVAGFPSHVNLIPLNPVDSAEFERPEPFRVRRFQRILEDHGVQATIRRELGSDIDAACGQLRSRSLWRG; encoded by the coding sequence ATGGATTCGACCCATAAAGTTGGCCCGGTCGATCCCATTACCGGCATTATTGAAACCGAAACTGAAAAGGTTGATCTGAAAGGCCTCCTTCCCGGTGAACTGGGAGACTTCGTTGCGAAGCTCGGCGAGGCCAGGTATCGAGGGCTACAAATCTTTCAATGGATTCACCAAAAACAAGCGAACTCCTTCGACGAAATGACCAACTTACCTAAAGAACTTCGCAACCGCCTGGCAGAGGTGGCGTCCCTTACAAACCTCTCCGAGCTTGCGAGGCAGGTCTCGGAGGATGGCACCATCAAATTCCTCTTCGGCCTGGCTGATGGCAATGCAGTTGAGGCTGTGCGCATGGAATACGAGCATGGTCTTGCGGCATGCGTCTCGACTCAGGTTGGATGCAGGATGGGGTGCGCCTTCTGCGCCACAGGCTATGGCGGATTTGAGAGGGACCTCAGGACGGGGGAGATCGTCGACCAGGTTTTGCAGATCCAGAGGGATTTGAGGGTTCGGGTGGGTGCGGCGCGGGATGGCGAGAAGCAGGAGAGCGCGCGGGGACATGGGGAACGGAGGGTTGGCAATGTCGTCTTGATGGGATCGGGCGAGCCCCTGGATAACTACGACGCCTCGGTGAAGTTTATGCGCATACTAAATGACCCGGATGGGTTGGGCATAAGCTACAGGAGGATCACGCTTTCCACCTGCGGGCTCGTGCCCGGGATCAGGAGGCTCGCCGGCGAGGGCCTGTCCATAACCCTGTCAGTATCCCTGCACGCTACGAGCGATGAGCTCCGGGATGAGCTCGTGCCGATCAACAGGCGGTTTTGTATAGCTGAGCTGATGCAGGCGTGCAGGGAGTATGCGGAGTCGACCGGGCGAAGGGTGACGTTCGAATATATCCTCATAAAGGGGGTGAATGACGGCGATGCTGACGCCGTAGCGCTTGCCGGCCTGGTTGCGGGCTTTCCCTCGCACGTCAACCTCATCCCCCTGAACCCCGTTGATTCTGCGGAATTTGAGAGGCCCGAGCCTTTCAGAGTGCGGCGGTTTCAAAGGATTCTCGAGGATCATGGCGTCCAGGCAACCATTCGTAGAGAGCTCGGGAGCGACATAGATGCTGCCTGCGGCCAGCTGCGAAGCCGTTCCTTATGGAGGGGTTGA
- a CDS encoding DUF3662 and FHA domain-containing protein: MGPFVRFERLVECIVEGLFRRARVAGTHPVEIARHIIRKMEDERRISVSRVYVPNEYIVHLNPGDLARVEPLGYTLSSELSGHVRDRAGRYGYAFIGPVEVRFVGDPDMDVGAIMVDGRFVEGDLEVTDRSSLRTVIAIAGSEVSRLPTGEDISEDTSINPSPGEGAQTQVFSGMSSRGGSGEEGRKPHAARLVVERGDRLGEEFGLTEGVTIIGRRKSSDVVLEDPSTSRDHAEVRYERDGFVLVDCGSTNGTFVNGKRIERHVLQDGDLIRVGKTLFRFRVV, encoded by the coding sequence ATGGGACCCTTTGTGAGATTTGAACGACTGGTGGAGTGCATTGTCGAGGGCCTCTTCCGGCGGGCCCGGGTTGCCGGGACGCATCCGGTTGAGATCGCGAGGCATATCATCCGCAAGATGGAGGACGAGCGCCGGATAAGCGTCTCCAGAGTGTATGTCCCGAACGAGTATATCGTTCATCTGAACCCCGGCGACCTCGCAAGGGTCGAGCCCCTTGGCTACACCCTGTCGTCCGAGCTCTCGGGTCATGTGAGAGATCGCGCTGGGCGTTATGGTTACGCCTTTATCGGTCCGGTCGAGGTCAGGTTCGTCGGCGACCCGGACATGGATGTTGGTGCCATTATGGTAGATGGCAGGTTCGTCGAGGGCGACCTGGAGGTGACAGATCGCTCATCCCTTCGCACCGTAATCGCGATCGCCGGCAGCGAGGTGAGCAGGCTTCCAACCGGCGAGGACATCAGCGAAGATACCAGCATCAACCCGAGCCCCGGGGAGGGCGCGCAGACCCAGGTCTTCAGCGGGATGAGCTCGAGAGGCGGTTCCGGTGAGGAAGGGAGGAAGCCCCATGCCGCGCGCCTGGTGGTGGAACGGGGCGACCGGCTGGGGGAGGAGTTTGGGCTTACGGAGGGGGTTACAATCATTGGGCGCAGGAAGTCGAGCGATGTGGTTCTCGAGGATCCCAGCACATCGAGGGACCACGCTGAGGTGCGGTACGAGAGGGATGGCTTCGTCCTTGTCGACTGCGGCAGCACCAACGGGACCTTTGTGAACGGGAAGAGGATCGAGCGCCATGTTTTGCAGGATGGCGACCTGATCCGGGTGGGCAAGACCCTTTTCCGCTTCAGGGTGGTGTGA
- a CDS encoding FHA domain-containing protein translates to MALVFLALKFALIALIYVFLYQIIRAIQLDMGYGLRSGRPGIEVEVPGEEEGGGTRGFPAVMEGGDEGRPPGGAEPGPGLYVVGEHGEFPPGAFFAIDPLTDIVVSLGRGPGNIISIPDPYVSAVHARIVRRGEGYWLEDLGSRNGTFVNGKRVSRAVRLRPGDTITVGDTTFQFRGVR, encoded by the coding sequence GTGGCTCTGGTTTTCCTGGCGTTGAAATTCGCGCTCATAGCCCTCATCTATGTCTTTCTTTACCAGATTATCAGGGCGATACAGCTGGATATGGGATATGGATTGAGGTCGGGGCGGCCCGGCATAGAAGTAGAGGTTCCCGGCGAGGAAGAAGGTGGAGGCACCCGGGGCTTCCCTGCCGTGATGGAGGGCGGCGATGAGGGCAGGCCGCCAGGCGGAGCGGAGCCAGGCCCGGGGCTCTACGTTGTGGGCGAGCACGGGGAGTTCCCGCCAGGCGCTTTTTTTGCGATCGACCCTTTGACTGACATCGTAGTGTCCCTCGGGCGCGGGCCGGGCAATATTATATCGATCCCGGACCCTTATGTTTCCGCAGTCCATGCAAGGATCGTGAGGAGGGGGGAGGGCTACTGGCTGGAGGACCTTGGGAGCAGGAATGGGACTTTTGTGAACGGGAAGAGGGTATCCCGCGCTGTGCGCCTTCGTCCTGGCGATACTATCACAGTCGGCGATACCACCTTTCAATTCAGGGGGGTGAGGTAG
- a CDS encoding Stp1/IreP family PP2C-type Ser/Thr phosphatase, whose amino-acid sequence MQAAALTDVGMVREQNEDAFYLGENVFAVADGMGGHYAGEVASGIAIRMLRETNPNGSSNPENPESWLRSLISDINAEIFRQASIHPGYIGMGTTLTVLLMGDNWAYIGHVGDSRAYLLRDGMIRQLTDDHSVVGELLRRGVLTREEARFHPQRNIITRALGTFPHIDIDILSLDTRPGDRLLLCTDGLTGAISDEELADILLAAHDPEQACKALIEAANEGGGHDNTTVVVVYCS is encoded by the coding sequence ATGCAGGCTGCGGCGCTTACCGACGTTGGCATGGTCAGAGAGCAAAACGAAGACGCATTTTACCTCGGTGAGAACGTTTTCGCCGTTGCGGATGGCATGGGGGGGCATTACGCCGGCGAGGTGGCGAGCGGGATAGCCATCAGGATGCTCAGGGAAACTAACCCTAATGGCTCATCGAATCCTGAGAATCCTGAGAGCTGGCTCCGGTCCCTCATCAGCGACATAAACGCGGAGATATTCAGGCAGGCGAGCATCCACCCGGGTTATATAGGGATGGGGACGACCCTGACGGTGCTCCTCATGGGCGATAACTGGGCTTATATAGGCCATGTCGGGGATAGCCGGGCCTATCTCCTGAGGGATGGCATGATCCGCCAGCTGACGGATGATCATTCGGTCGTTGGGGAGCTTTTGAGAAGAGGGGTGCTGACCAGAGAGGAGGCCAGATTTCACCCCCAGAGGAATATAATCACCAGGGCGCTTGGCACCTTTCCACACATTGATATCGATATACTAAGCCTGGATACCAGGCCGGGAGACAGGCTCCTTCTCTGCACGGATGGCCTCACCGGCGCCATAAGCGACGAGGAGCTGGCAGATATCCTGCTCGCGGCCCACGACCCTGAGCAGGCCTGTAAAGCCCTGATTGAGGCGGCCAACGAGGGGGGCGGGCATGACAACACAACGGTGGTTGTAGTATACTGTTCATGA
- a CDS encoding FtsW/RodA/SpoVE family cell cycle protein, with the protein MGVRLVGFALFPVILGGATVELVSRSWEGQVPMSWALWPLYALCSLAAYYLGGGHKGRLEPVIFPVVVFLTGFGIIETYRLRPDLAWRQFSWVMIGLALLVALGIFLRDYGDLQRYEYLWGVLSVVLLALTIVFGKSAGGARAWLGMGRFRFEPSEFVKIFIIIFLASYLNDAGKAFMIPTRRLWRIWAPELAYVGPLIVMWGLSFSLLILQKDLGAAFLFFGVFLSMLYVASGRPSYVIFGLMLLILGGVVSYHLFDHVRVRMDMWINPWADVDGRGYQIVQALFALGSGGIFGSGLGLGHPSVIPAVETDFVFASLCEELGFAAGAAIIALYLVLTYRGLRVALRARDEFGSLLATGLASLLGLQALTIIGGVLRLVPLTGVTMPFLSYGGSSLISSFLAVGLLSNVARHGRGADG; encoded by the coding sequence GTGGGGGTCAGGCTCGTTGGGTTCGCCCTCTTCCCGGTCATCCTGGGCGGGGCCACAGTAGAACTCGTCTCGCGCTCCTGGGAGGGTCAGGTTCCCATGAGTTGGGCGCTCTGGCCCCTGTATGCACTCTGCTCCCTTGCCGCATATTACCTGGGGGGAGGACATAAGGGCCGGCTGGAGCCGGTAATCTTTCCGGTGGTGGTCTTCTTGACGGGGTTTGGCATAATTGAAACATACAGGCTGCGGCCGGACCTGGCCTGGCGGCAGTTCTCATGGGTCATGATAGGGCTCGCCCTCCTGGTCGCGCTGGGCATCTTCCTGAGGGATTACGGCGACCTCCAGCGGTATGAATACCTGTGGGGTGTTTTGAGCGTGGTCCTTCTAGCGCTCACGATCGTCTTCGGCAAGTCAGCGGGCGGGGCGAGGGCCTGGCTCGGTATGGGAAGATTCCGTTTTGAGCCCTCCGAGTTTGTAAAGATATTCATCATAATCTTCCTGGCCTCTTACTTGAACGATGCAGGAAAGGCGTTCATGATCCCGACGCGCCGCCTGTGGAGGATATGGGCACCGGAGCTTGCCTACGTTGGCCCGCTCATCGTGATGTGGGGCCTGTCCTTTTCGCTCCTGATTCTACAGAAGGATCTCGGAGCCGCGTTTCTTTTCTTCGGGGTTTTCCTGTCGATGCTCTACGTTGCGAGCGGGCGGCCGTCGTATGTTATTTTTGGGCTCATGCTATTGATTCTCGGTGGTGTGGTGAGCTATCATTTATTTGACCACGTCCGGGTCCGGATGGACATGTGGATCAACCCGTGGGCTGATGTGGACGGCAGGGGTTACCAGATAGTCCAGGCCCTTTTCGCCCTGGGATCCGGCGGGATTTTCGGGTCGGGCCTAGGCCTGGGACATCCCTCGGTGATTCCAGCCGTGGAGACGGACTTCGTCTTTGCGTCGCTGTGTGAGGAGCTTGGGTTTGCAGCTGGGGCGGCGATAATCGCCCTCTATCTTGTCCTGACTTACAGGGGGCTCAGGGTGGCTCTGAGAGCTCGAGATGAGTTCGGGAGCTTGCTTGCGACCGGTCTCGCCTCGCTGCTGGGGCTCCAGGCGCTTACAATAATAGGCGGCGTCCTGAGGCTCGTCCCTCTCACCGGCGTCACGATGCCATTCTTGAGCTACGGGGGGAGCTCCCTCATCTCGAGCTTCCTTGCAGTTGGTTTATTATCGAATGTAGCCCGGCATGGCAGGGGGGCGGATGGATAG
- a CDS encoding cell division protein FtsI, translating into MMAMRDAGAGVQARIRRLLNMFMWAFIGLAIGLAYIVGWRGNYLAMHARNPRQVAIEKSIERGGIYAANGEVLAGNKLAGRPPGRTLRVYFGPRSLVHIVGYSHDRYGKTGIELALNSQLLGLPPGFLGVPVVGLVPGPGSRQPQPRGAGVRRQGEKPRGNDIILTIDPELQAAAEAALGRRNGAVVVLDPATGAVLASVSYPAFDANRLDAVWPDITQDPSSPFINRATSGLYPPGSVFKIIVASAAIETGLVGPEDMFVCNGSIDVNGRRISCPGGRAHGRVNLASALALSCNVAFIQVARKMGGRRLSDFARRFGFNREIPFDLHVNEGRFPTFRGEGSTGDPGGAGARNGADARDGAGDNENLLAEAAIGQGPVLVTPLHMAMIAAAIANRGVMMRPYVVSLVRRGGSSETLWRYVPGRVSRAVSINTAARMRDLLVDAVESGTGWRSAIEGISVAGKTGTAQNPEGAPHAWFVGFAPAEKPRFVISVIVENGGPGGSVAAPVARRVLEFALHREEGVFHGRRNAGE; encoded by the coding sequence GTGATGGCGATGCGTGACGCGGGCGCCGGGGTCCAGGCGCGGATTCGACGCCTTTTGAATATGTTCATGTGGGCGTTTATTGGCCTTGCCATCGGGCTCGCGTATATCGTCGGGTGGCGCGGCAATTACCTGGCGATGCACGCGCGAAACCCCCGTCAGGTCGCGATCGAGAAGTCAATTGAGCGGGGAGGAATATATGCCGCGAATGGCGAGGTCCTCGCCGGGAATAAGCTAGCTGGGAGGCCGCCAGGGCGCACATTAAGGGTCTATTTCGGCCCCAGATCCCTGGTGCATATTGTGGGCTACAGCCACGATAGATATGGAAAGACCGGTATTGAACTGGCGCTCAACAGCCAGCTGCTGGGGCTCCCGCCCGGGTTTTTGGGTGTGCCGGTCGTGGGCCTGGTCCCCGGTCCGGGCTCCAGGCAACCGCAGCCGCGAGGGGCAGGGGTGCGAAGACAGGGTGAGAAGCCGCGGGGGAATGACATCATCCTGACGATAGATCCGGAGCTGCAGGCCGCAGCCGAGGCTGCTCTCGGGCGCAGGAATGGTGCGGTTGTTGTCCTCGACCCCGCCACCGGGGCGGTGCTTGCCTCCGTGAGCTATCCTGCTTTTGATGCAAATAGGCTCGATGCCGTCTGGCCCGATATAACTCAGGACCCTTCGAGCCCGTTCATAAACCGCGCCACATCAGGGCTTTACCCGCCGGGCTCGGTCTTCAAGATCATAGTTGCAAGCGCGGCGATTGAGACGGGGCTTGTCGGACCAGAGGATATGTTTGTGTGCAACGGGAGCATAGATGTAAATGGCCGGAGGATATCGTGCCCGGGCGGCAGGGCCCACGGCAGGGTTAACCTGGCGTCAGCCCTCGCCCTCTCGTGCAACGTCGCATTTATACAGGTCGCCCGGAAAATGGGGGGCAGGAGGCTCTCTGATTTCGCGCGGCGGTTTGGTTTCAATAGAGAGATACCGTTTGATCTTCATGTAAACGAAGGTAGATTTCCGACCTTTCGCGGTGAGGGCAGCACCGGTGATCCCGGTGGTGCAGGTGCCAGGAACGGTGCAGACGCCAGGGACGGCGCAGGCGACAATGAAAACCTGCTCGCGGAGGCCGCCATAGGCCAGGGCCCCGTGCTTGTCACGCCGCTGCACATGGCCATGATCGCGGCGGCTATAGCAAATCGCGGGGTGATGATGCGGCCGTACGTCGTTTCCCTGGTGAGGAGGGGCGGGAGCAGCGAGACGCTCTGGCGATATGTGCCGGGCAGGGTATCGCGCGCCGTTTCGATCAACACGGCGGCGAGGATGAGGGACTTGCTGGTCGACGCTGTGGAATCAGGCACAGGGTGGCGCTCAGCCATCGAGGGCATATCCGTCGCCGGCAAGACGGGCACGGCCCAGAACCCCGAGGGCGCCCCGCACGCATGGTTTGTCGGCTTTGCGCCGGCCGAGAAGCCCAGGTTTGTGATAAGCGTCATCGTGGAGAATGGCGGCCCGGGCGGATCTGTGGCGGCACCGGTCGCCAGGCGAGTCCTGGAGTTTGCTCTCCACCGGGAGGAGGGAGTTTTCCATGGTCGGCGAAATGCTGGGGAATAG